A DNA window from Onthophagus taurus isolate NC chromosome 1, IU_Otau_3.0, whole genome shotgun sequence contains the following coding sequences:
- the LOC111421126 gene encoding origin recognition complex subunit 5, with the protein MVEELVRRYPGRNSQIYVLLNVYKEPPFPDTVFVYGVSGVGKSSILSATLDVCGIRPVLVNLIECYSSKILFESILNQLWSRRIDDAGVSKPFARCDNMMDFVSSLRKIDDAVDLKRCPIILDKAEELRNMDLNLLPSFLRLRELCRVDVCVILVSQLPFQKFYTRTNLVEPIKINFPQYHKEELCEILNLEYYNLKKNELDINVYKNFINVLISTFYRACRDVVELKSMAKIDFPVYCKPILDGSIMASDSMSLWKNIAPTLKKSLENLYVKISRKNVSLVEIENLSAGNLTQTLELPFYAKFLLIAAYLASYNPAKDDKRLFMKYHGKKRKTMTDVKAKSKVSEQLSTQLGPKPFSFDRLIAIFYAILENKVNFNNNLLVQVSTLVELQLLTSTSDTCNLDGQKYKCAVGLDFIQSVSKMVGFNIRKYLTDFSYM; encoded by the coding sequence ATGGTGGAGGAACTCGTCAGACGGTACCCGGGGCGAAACTCGCAGATCTATGTCCTTCTCAACGTATACAAGGAGCCGCCGTTTCCCGACACAGTGTTCGTCTACGGTGTTTCAGGCGTAGGCAAATCGTCAATTTTATCCGCCACTTTAGATGTTTGTGGTATTCGGCCGGTTCTCGTCAACCTAATCGAATGTTACTCGTCGAAAATCCTCTTTGAGTCCATACTAAATCAACTTTGGTCCCGTAGGATCGACGACGCTGGCGTCTCGAAGCCGTTTGCCAGATGCGATAACATGATGGACTTCGTCTCGTCGTTGCGTAAAATTGATGATGCGGTCGACTTGAAGAGGTGCCCGATCATCTTGGATAAAGCCGAGGAGCTGAGAAATATGGATCTTAATTTGTTGCCGAGTTTCCTTAGGTTGCGCGAATTGTGTCGAGTTGATGTTTGTGTTATTTTAGTATCTCAATTAccgtttcaaaaattttacacgAGAACTAATTTAGTTGAAccgattaaaataaattttcctcAATATCACAAAGAAGAATTATGTGAGATACTCAATTTAGAATATTACAATCTTAAAAAGAATGAATtagatattaatgtttataaaaattttataaatgtgTTAATCTCAACTTTTTATCGAGCTTGTAGAGATGTAGTTGAATTAAAATCGATGGCAAAAATAGATTTCCCAGTTTATTGTAAACCGATTTTAGACGGATCTATTATGGCGTCTGATTCGAtgagtttatggaaaaatattgcgccaactttaaaaaaatctttagaaaatttatacgtaaaaatatcgagaaaaaatgtaagtttagtTGAAATTGAAAACTTATCCGCGGGGAATTTAACGCAGACCTTAGAGTTGCCATTCTACGCGAAGTTTCTCTTAATTGCGGCGTATTTAGCTAGCTACAACCCAGCGAAAGATGACAAACGGCTGTTTATGAAGTATCACGGaaagaaaaggaaaacaaTGACGGACGTTAAGGCGAAGAGCAAAGTTTCAGAACAGCTGAGCACACAGCTCGGCCCGAAACCCTTCAGCTTCGATAGATTAATTGCTATTTTCTACGCCATTCTAGAGAACAAAGTGAATTTCAACAACAATCTCCTGGTGCAGGTTTCAACGTTAGTCGAATTGCAACTTTTAACCTCCACCTCTGATACTTGCAACTTAGACGGGCAAAAATATAAATGCGCGGTGGGTTTAGATTTTATACAAAGTGTTTCTAAAATGGTTGGATTTAATATAAGGAAATATCTCACTGATTTCAGTTATatgtaa